Proteins co-encoded in one Falco rusticolus isolate bFalRus1 chromosome 14, bFalRus1.pri, whole genome shotgun sequence genomic window:
- the LOC119157392 gene encoding LOW QUALITY PROTEIN: BTB/POZ domain-containing protein KCTD12-like (The sequence of the model RefSeq protein was modified relative to this genomic sequence to represent the inferred CDS: deleted 2 bases in 1 codon), which yields MALADNAGCAKPSEDFPFPEIIELNVGGQVYITRHPTLVSVPGSLLWEMFTQKNVRSLARDSKGRFFVDRDGFLFRYILDYMRDQQLVLPDHFPERSRLQREAEYFMLPELVKMLAPKLSKQNSLGDDPCQSDPEELPQRDATTHLTSASATLPSTVSGGPGAPVTTSTGAASTDVRRAGFITIGYRGSYTLGRDSQTDAKFRRVARIMVCGKTSLAKEVFGDTLNESRDPDRPPERYTSRYYLKFTFLEQAFDKLADAGFHMVACNSTGTCAFAHDQTDDRIWTSYTEYVFYRE from the exons ATGGCCCTGGCAGACAACGCGGGCTGTGCCAAACCCAGCGAGGATTTCCCCTTCCCTGAGATCATTGAACTTAACGTGGGTGGACAAGTCTACATCACCCGCCACCCCACCCTGGTCAGTGTGCCTGGCTCGCTCCTCTGGGAGATGTTCACCCAGAAGAATGTCCGCTCCCTGGCCCGCGACAGCAAGGGACGGTTCTTTGTGGATCGGGATGGCTTCCTCTTCCGCTACATCTTGGATTACATGAGGGaccagcagctggtgctgcccgACCACTTCCCAGAGAGGAGCCGTCTGCAGCGAGAGGCTGAGTACTTCATGCTGCCAGAGCTGGTGAAGATGCTGGCCCCCAAGCTCAGCAAGCAGAACTCGCTGGGAGATGACCCATGCCAAAGCGACCCAGAGGAG CTCCCCCAACGCGATGCCACCACGCACCTGACCTCTGCCAGTGCCACGCTCCCCAGCACCGTGTCTGGTGGCCCTGGAGCTCCCGTCACCACCAGTACAGGTGCTGCCAGCACCGACGTCCGCAGGGCAGGTTTCATCACCATCGGCTACCGGGGCTCCTACACCCTAGGCAGGGACAGCCAGACGGATGCCAAGTTCCGCAGGGTGGCACGGATCATGGTCTGTGGCAAGACATCGCTGGCCAAGGAGGTCTTTGGGGATACCTTGAATGAGAGCAGGGACCCGGACAGGCCTCCGGAGAGGTACACCTCCAGGTACTACCTCAAATTCACCTTCCTGGAGCAAGCCTTTGACAAACTGGCCGATGCTGGCTTCCACATGGTGGCTTGCAACTCCACAGGCACCTGTGCCTTCGCCCATGACCAGACAGATGACAGGATCTGGACCTCTTACACCGAATATGTTTTCTATCGTGAGtga